In Prunus dulcis chromosome 2, ALMONDv2, whole genome shotgun sequence, a single genomic region encodes these proteins:
- the LOC117619270 gene encoding ATP-dependent Clp protease proteolytic subunit 3, chloroplastic, whose product MMTYAASASRPLCPINGASQTQVPISTIVKSSSLNSSSTSISCRRRSKGVCVIKALKSSSPTRQTLSSNWDFQTATTSSPRLPRFEELDTTNMLLRQRIIFLGSQVDDMTADLIISQLLFLDAEDPKKDIKMFINSPGGSVTAGMGIYDAMKLCKADVSTVCLGLAASMGAFLLAAGTKGKRFCMPNARVMIHQPLGTAGGKATDMGIRIREMVYHKIKLNKIFSRITGKPLEQIEEDTDRDNFMNPWEAKDYGLIDVVIDDGKPGLVAPIGDSITPPRTRVWDQWKVEGTRKARKNLPSEQRISDNGYKETEGSDNEKGAEREKEEPAAI is encoded by the exons ATGATGACATACGCAGCCTCAGCTTCAAGGCCACTGTGTCCTATTAATGGTGCTTCACAAACCCAAGTACCGATTTCAACCATTGTGAAGAGCAGTAGTCTTAATAGCAGTAGCACTAGTATTAGTTGTCGTAGAAGGAGCAAAGGCGTGTGTGTAATTAAGGCCTTAAAAAGCTCGTCGCCCACAAGACAGACCTTGTCGAGCAATTGGGATTTTCAGACAGCAACTACGTCATCTCCACGGCTGCCCAGATTCGAAGAGCTGGATACTACCAATATGCTTCTCCGTCAGAGAATCATCTTTCTGGGTTCTCAG GTAGATGACATGACAGCAGATTTGATTATAAGCCAGCTTCTATTTCTAGATGCTGAGGACCCAAAAAAGGACATTAAAATGTTTATCAATTCACCTGGTGGTTCTGTTACCGCTG GAATGGGAATATATGATGCAATGAAATTGTGCAAGGCAGATGTTTCAACAGTTTGTCTGGGGCTTGCTGCTTCTATGGGGGCATTTCTCCTTGCTGCTggtacaaaaggaaaaagattcTGCATGCCCAATGCAAGAGTGATGATCCATCAACCTCTTGGAACTGCAGGGGGCAAA GCAACAGACATGGGTATACGAATTAGAGAAATGGTGTACCACAAGattaaattgaacaaaatattttcaagaaTCACAGGGAAGCCTTTGGAGCAG ATTGAAGAGGACACGGACCGTGATAATTTCATGAATCCTTGGGAAGCCAAGGACTATGGGTTGATTGATGTAGTTATTGATGATGGAAAGCCAGGCTTAGTTGCCCCAATTGGAGATTCCATAACTCCGCCCAGAACACGAGTTTGGGATCAGTGGAAAGTTGAAGGGACCAGGAAAGCCAGAAAGAATTTGCCCTCAGAGCAAAGGATTTCGGATAATGGATATAAAGAGACTGAAGGAAGTGACAATGAGAAAGGAGCCGAGAGGGAAAAGGAAGAACCTGCCGCTATATGA